A window of Arcobacter acticola genomic DNA:
CCCGCCAAATGTAACAGGAAGCCTGCATATAGGTCATGCTTTAACTTTCACATTACAAGATATTATTACTAGATATAAAAGAATGGACGGGTTTAAAACTCTTTGGCAACCAGGAACTGACCATGCCGGAATTGCAACTCAAAACGTTGTTGAAAAACAATTATTAGCTGAGGGTACAACTAAAGAAGAAATCGGTAGAGAAAAGTTTTTAGAACGTGCTTGGTTACAAAAAGAAACATCTGGTGGAAATATAGTTCACCAAATGAGAAAACTAGGTGTTACTCCTGCTTGGAAAAGAGAAAGATTTACTATGGATGAGGGATTAAAAGAAGCTGTAAAAGAAGCTTTTATTTCTTTATACAATGAAGGTCATATTACTCAAAATAACTACATGGTAAATTGGTGTACACATGATGGTGCATTATCAGACATCGAAGTTGAACACGAAGAAGTAAACGGTAAGTTTTATCACATGATTTATAAATTTGCAGATGGAAGTGGTGAACTTCAAGTGGCAACTACAAGACCTGAAACATACTTTGGGGATACTGCAATTATGGTTCACCCTGATGATAGCAGATATAAATCAATCGTTGGAAAAGAAGTATTATTACCACTAACTGATAGAACTATCAAAGTAATCACCGATTCACACGTTGATATGGAGTTTGGAACAGGTGTTGTAAAAGTAACTCCTGCACATGACCAAAACGATTATGAGGTTGGAAAAAGACACGATTTAGAGTTCATTAAAGTATTTGATGAAAAGGGTATTTTAAACGAATATTGTGGAGAGTTTGCAGGACTTGAAAGACTTGAAGCACGACCTGTTATCGTAAAAGCTTTAGAAAACTCAGGTTATATTGTAAAAATTGAAGACCACGTTCACCAAGTAGGGCATTGTTATAGATGTAAAAATATTGTTGAGCCATTTATTTCTCAACAATGGTTTTTAAGTTCTGAAATGGCTCAAGAGTCTATTCGAAAAACAAAAGAGACTACAAAAGAAAGAGCACAAACTGGTGAGCATAATGGAACACTTTTTCATCCTGCACATTGGATAAATTCATATACAGCTTGGATGGATGAGTTAAGACCTTGGTGTATTTCTAGACAACTTTGGTGGGGACATAGAATTCCTGTATTTACTTGTGATGATTGTGGACATCAATGGGCTGATAAAGCTGATGAGCCAGAGAAATGTCCAAAATGTGGTGGTAAACATCATACTCAAGATCCAGATGTTCTTGATACTTGGTTCTCTTCAGCACTTTGGGCAATGTCACCATTAGGTTGGGGAAATAATGGAAAATTAGAAGAACTTTATAATGACACAGATGAAGCTGATTTTTATCCAAATAGTCTATTAATTACAGGGTTTGATATTATGTTCTTCTGGGTAGCTAGAATGATGATGATGGGAGAGCACTTCAAAAAAGAATTACCATTTAAAGATATTTACATGCATGCACTTGTACGTGATGAGTTTGGTGCTAAAATGTCTAAATCAAAAGGAAATGTAATTGACCCTCTTGATATGGTAAATGAGCATAGTGCTGATATTATCAGATTTACATTAGCGTATTTATGTGTTCAAGGTAGAGACATAAAACTTGGAGCTAAAAATTTAGAGCAATTTAGAAACTTTACAAATAAACTTTATAATGCAAGTAATTTCTTACAGTTAAATGTGGAAACTTTCCCTGATTTAAAAGATATTACGATTAAAACGCCACTTGGTCTTTATATGCAAAGTAAATTAAGTGATGCAGTTGATGAGTTAAGAAATGCATTAGAAACTTATAAATTCAATGAATCAGCGTCTATTTTATACAAATTTGTATGGAATGAATTTTGTGACTGGGGAATTGAATATGCGAAAGCTAGCAAAGACTCTGTTGTAGAGCTTGGTGCAATTTTCAAAGAAACTTTAAAAATGGTATCTCCATTTATGCCATTTATTTCTGATTTCTTATATCATAAATTATCTGGAACAACTTTAGAAGAGGGTGAATCTTTAATGGTAAATCCTTTCCCTAAAAATATTGCAAAAAATCAAGAAATTGAAGATATGTTTGCAATCATTGAAGAAGCAATTACCGCAATTAGAAGAGCAAAAGTTATCATAGATATGGGTAACTCAAAAATTGCAAAAGCATATATAAAAATCAATAAAAATATTGATAATGAAATGGCAAAACCATTTATCGAAAAACTTGCAAAAGTAGAAAATTTAGAGTTTGTATCTGCAAAAGTAGAAAACTCAATCACAGATGTAAGTGATAATCTAGAAGTTTATATCCCAAGAGGTGAAATTGATATGGCGCCAATTATTTCTAAACTTTCTAAACAACAAGAAAAATTAGAAAAAGAGATAGCAAAACTTTCAGGAATGTTAAACAATGAAAGATTTGTAGCAAATGCACCTGCAAATGTTTTAGAAGAAAATAGAGCAGGTTTAGCCCTTGCTGAAGATAAACTAGCTAAGGTTGTTGCTGAATTGAAGTCTTTGAGTTAATAAAAGATTTTTAGTTAGATTTTTGGAAAGCCCTGTCAAGTTTTGATGGGGCTTTTTTAATGTTCAAAAATAAAAAATATTATATTTGACTTTTACATTTAATTACAATAAAATACATTGTATATATAAGGTGATAAAATGATTAAAAGTAAAAATATTCGATATAGTCTTGAAAAGAATGAGCTTTTAAAAATCGAACGAGATATTAGTTTTGAAGATGTTATATTAGCTATTGAAAATGGAAATTTACTTGATGATATAAAACATCCAAATGAAGATAAATATCCAAATCAAAATGTGTTTATTATTTTGGTTAAAATAAAAGATTATGTTTATTTGGTGCCTTATGTTGAAGATGAAACTTCAATATTTTTAAAAACAATTATACCTTCAATACAAATGAATAAAAAATATAATAAAGGACTTTCAAATGATTAAATTAGATGAATATGAACAAGATATTTTAGAAAGTGTAGAAAATGGAGAATGGGAAAGTAAAAAAGATATTGATGATAGATTGCAACAACTGCAATTCTATATAAAAAATCAAAAGAAAAAAGCCATTTCAATTAGAGTAAATGAAAATGATATTTATGAACTTAAGAAGAAAGCTTTGGAAAATTCAATTCCATATCAAAACTTAATTCAAATATTAATACATCAATTTGCAACAAATAAAATACATTTAAATATGTAACTAAATATAAATAAAAGGAAGAGAAATGAAAAATATTATAATAAGCATATTCTTTGCATTTGGATTATTAACAAATTTAGTAGCAAATGATTTAACGCAAGAAAATGTAAAAAGTTTTTTACTTGATTCAGATAGATTAGTTTTAAGTAAAAATGTTGATAAATTAGGTGAACTTTTAGATGAAAATGTTGATATCACAATAAATGTTGATTTTAACGGTAACAAACAAAAAACAAAACTTACAAAAGCTGAATATTTAGCAAAAACAAAAGAAGGCTTTGACTCTACTCAAAATTATTCTTATAAAATCTTAGATAGAAAGATTAAAATAAAAGACAATACTGCATATATTGTAGAACAAGCTCAAGAAAAATATACTTATAATAATGAAAATGTAACTGGTAGTTCAAAAGTAAATAATGAAATTAAATCAATCAATAATAAATTGAAATTTGTTAAAATAGAGGTTTTTCTAAATAATATACAAGTAGAAAAACTTTAGAATTCAATAAAATAATCTATCTTTTAAAGCTCTGTTAATCCAACAGAGCTTTTTTTAATTTAAGCTAAAATAATTAAGTGATTTATTTATAAATTTAGATAATATTATATTGCAATATTTTATTTTTTATTACATATAAGTAATCAAGAAATAAGGGCTTTGTAACTTAATATCCAAATAAAGGACCAGATTGAAAAAAATAATTTCATTATCATTAGTAGCAATTGCTGCCATGGTTTTAGCAACAGGTTGTACAAGTCATTCAGAGAATTCTGAACATGGAAAATCTCATGAAGCACATTGGGGGTATGAAGGTAAATATTCTCCATCTCATTGGGGAGAGATGAAAGAAGAATTTGCAATGTGTTCACAGGGTAAAGTTCAATCACCAATAAATATTATTCCTACAGAAGATATTGATTTAAAAGCATTAGATTTTAAATATAATACAAATTCTATGGATGTAGTTAATAATGGGCATACAGTTCAAGTAAATATACTTGCAGGAAGTACTGTAAATATTGCTGGTACAGATTATGAACTTAAACAATTTCATTTTCATACACCTAGTGAAAATAATATAAATGGTAAGGCATATCCTCTTGAGGCGCATTTTGTTCATGCTGCAAAAGATGGTAGTTTAGCTGTTGTTGCTGTAATGTATGAAGAAGGAAAAGAAAATCCTATTATAGAAAAAATATGGTCAAAATTTCCACTTAAAGCAAATGAAAAAGTTTCTATATCTTTAAGTGCAAATGATATTCAAGCTATGTTGCCATCAAATAAAGATTATTACAAGTTCATGGGATCTTTAACAACTCCACCATGTTCTGAAAATGTAAAATGGAATGTATTTAAAACGTCAATGCCAATTTCAAAAGAACAAGTAAAACAATTCTTTGATACATTTGAACATGCAAATAACAGACCTATTCAAAATATAAATGGAAGAAGTATTTTACAATAGAGAATATAAGGAATAAAGAGATTTAATCTCTTTATTCTTTAAGAAGTTTACTGATTATTTAGAACTTTTTTTAGCTACTTTCTCAGCTTTTTTTTCTTTCATTGATTTTGCTGGTGCTTTTTTTACAGCTTTTTGTACATCTTTACCTTTTGCCATTTTTACTCCTTTTTATGATTATATGAAGAATTATAGCCTAAAAAATCATATTTGATATAATGAATGTTACATATACTGTTTATAAAAAAATATTTATAAAAGCGAATCTATTTTTACTTTATACTCTAAATCTTTTCCTGCTAGTGGATGGTTAAAATCAACTTTAACTTCATATTCTGTAATTTCTTTTACTATGAATTGAATAGGTTGATCATCTGCATCTTGAGCTTGAATTTGCATACCAATTTTTAAATCTTTGATTCCTTCAAATTGTTTCATTGGAAGAGTTTGAATTCCTGCTGGATCATATTCTCCATAGGCTTCTGCCGCTGGAACTAAGATATCTGCTGCTTCTCCTGATTTCATATTTATTATTCTTTTTTCAAGCCCTGCTATTACTTGTCCTACACCAAACTGAAATTCAAAAGGTTTATTACTTCTACTTCCATCTACAACTATTCCATCAACTCTAACTTCAAACATAATTTTTACTGTTTGATTAATCTCTATAGGCATATTACCCCTTTTTTTAGTTTATGAACTATATAGTATTTAAAATTAAATATCAAATAATTGGTTTATTGAAGAATTAGATGAAGTTTTTTATTGTATACTAAATAATAATTAAATACATTAAGGAGAATGTACATGAAGTTAAAAACAGTTCAAATTTTCTTTTTGATTTTTACATCTATTTTCTTTCAAGCTTGTGCTTTTAATACAAGTGGTTTAAAAAGTCTTGCCCAATCAAATTCAGCATCTCAAATCGAAGAGTATAAAGTTGAGATATTAGAATCTTTAATCACTTATAAAAATAAATTAGATTTAAGAAATCCTAGTGCTTTTAACAAAGATATAAAAGATGATATTATCAATGAAATATCTATAAACCAAGATTATATTCATATAATACAAGATGTAGTCAAACTAGAAACTTATGAAGATTATTTTTATTATGCATTTTCAGATAAAAATATAAATAATAGAAATGATTTGTTAATACTTGGAATGTACAAACTTATTTTTAAAGCTTATGCAATGGAAAGAGAACATCAATTTGTTTCATTTTCATATAACAAAGAAGAGATGCAAAATTTGCATAAATACTTACAAGTTATAAGATGGAAAATAAAAACAGCAAAAAATGAAAAAGGTCAGTATTTATTTAATACTTGGCAAAATAATTGGCAAATAGAATTAGAAAAAAAATATGTAGATGACTATAATATTATCAATGATTTGGAGTATATTAAATCAGAAAAAGAGAGTGTTTACGATTACTCAAATTTTTCTTTTGAAATAGTTCTTTCAAAAATTATTGTAAATGTTGAGCATACTTTGAAAAAAATAAATATTGAACCTTTTGAAATGGGATTTAGTACTCTCAAAAGCTTTATTTTTGTAATTTAAGTATAAGAAAAGTACTTAAGATTCTATCTTAGGTACTTTTCTTAATTTGTGTGTTAATGTATATAAAACTGGTAAATAAATAAGATTTAAAACAGTTCCCCATGCTAGTCCAAATCCAAGGGCAATTGCAATTGGTTGAAATATAGCAGCCTCTCCACTTGGAAATAATATTAAAGACAACATCCCTACAATTGTTGTTACAGTAGTTATAATAATAGGTCTAAATCTTTTTATTGCACGAGAAAATATCTCTTCGATTGTTTTTGCTTTTTTCAAGTATGTCATCATAATAATTCCATCATTTATTACAACTCCTGCAAGTCCTAAAGCTCCAATCATTGATGGCATTGATAGATTTAATCCCATTACTTGATGTCCTATTAGAACCCCTAATATAGAAAAAGGAATAACACTCATTACAATAAATGTTTCTCTAAATGAATTAAATAAATAAAGCATTGAAAGCATTATTAGCACTAATGCTAGTACTGTTGCTAGTAACATATCTCTTTTTAATTCAGCATTTTTTTCTGCTTCACCTTTAAATACAAGTTTGATACCAGTTTTTTCTATTTCATCTAACATAGGTTTTATTTTATTAATTACTTCACTTGCAGTAATAATATCAGGGTTTACATTTGCAAAAACATAGAAATTTTTTATTCCTTCATCTTTTAAAAGTTGCTCAAATGCTTTTAAAGTACTTAACTCAACAACTTCATATAAGGTTACAAAAGAGCCACCTTCAACAGGTAGTTTTGTATTTTTGAAACTTTCATAATCATCTTTATCTCGTGACTGAATTTTTATATCTAGCATCTCTTTTTCATCAAATGAAACTGCTTTTTTCTTCAATAAATATAAGTTTGATAAGTAATTTCCAATAAAAGATTCTGTAAGTCCTAGTTGTTCTCCATAAGAATTAACTTTTATTTTGATTTCGTCAATACCAAATTTTAAAGAGTTTGATGCTGATTTAATACCTTCTATTTGTTTTAATTCTTTATCAATTTTTTCAATAGCAGCTATTGCTTTTTGATTATCGGATGTAACAACTCCAATTTTAATATCTGCTTTTACAGGTCCCACTTTTCTTTCAAGAACTTCTATCTCTTCTAAATTAAATTTATTTTTATAATCATTTTTACTTATGAACTCTTTTAATTTAGTAGATATTTCATCTGAAGTTATTTCTCTTGTTCTTCCTTCTTCATCATATTCAAGACTTAAAGCTGGTGTTACATATTTATCTAAGACATTCATAGCTTTTAGTTTTTGAAGTTCAACTGTCATATACATCGCATATGGGAAATTTTCAGTATTGTCTCCAACATCTTTTCTATATCCTGCGATTGAATTTATATTTCTAATATAAAATTCATCACTATGTTTCATTAAATCAGCTTCAATTGCACTTACTATTTTAAATGATTCTTCAAGGGTAGTATTTGCATTTGCTTTTAGTGTAACTTTTACATCACTTCCATCAAATTTTGGGAACATTTGAAACTTTGAATTACTTATAAATTTAAAAGTTAAAAAAGGAACAATTATTATAAATATTACGATAAAAGTCTTTTTCCAATTCATAAAAAAGTGAATAATTTTATTGTAAACTGCATTTGCTTTTTCCCAAGAAGTTACCTTTGAACCACTTTTTAAAACATGTGCAGCATGAATTGGAAGAAAAACAAATGATTCTATTAATGAAGCAACAACCAATGCACTAAGGGCAATAGGAATTAATTTCATAACTTCACCCATAGTTCCACTTATTAATAAAACAGGTAAAAAAGAAAAAAGCGTTGTTAAAGATGCAACAGTTACTGGTTTAATCATCTCTTTTGCACCAATAATTGCAGCTTCTTTTGGACTATGACCTTCTTCTATGTGTTGTTGTATATTTTCACTTACAACAATGGCATCATCAACAACGATTCCAATTGCAATTAAAACTCCAACAAGAGAAATCATATTTATTGTATATCCTGAGAGATAGAAATAAACAGCAGCAATAACAAATGATGTTGGAATTCCCATGGCAATAATAAAAGACATTCTACCATTAATTAATAAAGCAACTAAGATTGTAATTAGTATGATACCAAGCATAATATTTGATGATACAACACTTAACCTATCAATAATTCTTTCACTATTATCATCTGCAATTGAGATATTTATGTCAGGATTATTTTTTTGAATATCAGGTAATATCTTTTTTATATCTTTAACAATATTTATAGCATCACCCGTTTCAGATTGTACAATTTCAAGTGATAATGCATTTTCTCCATTGAAAGAATATAATGTTGATGAATCTTCATATTTCTTAGAAATAGTTGCTATATCTCTTACATAAACTGTTTTATTAGAAATTTTTATTAAAGTATTTCCAAAATCTTCAGCATTTTTAGCACCATTATATGTGGAAATATAATAGTGTTTTTTTGGATCTTCAATTTTACCAATTGGAAATATATATGATAAATTTCCAATTACAGCAAATACATCACTTTTATTTAAATTTAATGCATCAATTTTTCTTTCATCAAGTAAAACTTCAAAATACTTATCAGAATCACCAAAAACTGTAATTTCATTTATTCCATTTATTGTAAGAAGTTTACTTTTCAAATCATCTGCAAAGGGTTTTAATTGATCAATTGAGAGTTTTTTTGAGGTAATTGAAATATCAGCCAATGATCTTGTTCTATCTAAAGTATTAACAGATGGCTCATCCATATCAGAAGGCAAGTTTGATTTTATCAAAGTTATTGCATCTTTTATTTTATCAGCTTCTTGATATTTATTTTTACCTTTTTTTAGTTCTAAAACAATAGTAAATTTACCAGGACTAACAATTGTTGACATTGTATCAACAGAATCAATATTTTTTATATTATCTTCAATTTCTGTAACTGCCATCTTATCTAGAATATCAACACTAGCTCCACTGTAAGAACCTTTTATTGAAATCATATCCAAGTCAAAGCTTGGAAAGATTTCTTTTGGAGTTTTAGAATAAGACCAAATACCAATGGCAAATACTAAAAGAAATAAAGTATAGTTCATACGAGAATTTTCTACAAAGAATCTTAAAATTTTTTCAAACATTTATAACCTTTAAATTAAAGGAGTATTATAATTTATAATTATTAATAAAGTATTAATATTTCATTATTTTATATTATAAATTACTGATTTTACCTATTTTTCTTTATTTAAAATCTGTTATAATCAAAATAAAAAGGGTTTTCATGAAACTATTAAAAGGTTTATTCTTATTGATTTTATTTTTAAGTACGATTGTTCATGCTGATTCAAAAAATGAGCTTCTTTTTTATGTGGGAATTACTATGGTTAAACCTGTAAAAGAGTTAGCTACTAATTTTGAAAAAGCAAACAACTGTACTATAAAAATTTTACAAGGTGGAAGCCAAGATTTATATGATAGTGCAAAATCAAGTCAAGTAGGAGACCTATATCTTCCTGGATCTTCATCTTATAGGGATAAATTCATAAAAGATGGATTGTTGCTTGATGGTAAATTTGTAGGTTATAATAAATTGTCTTTAGTTGTCAAAAAGGGAAACCCAAAAAATGTTAATGCATCTTTAGAAGAATTAACAAATGAAGAATTAAATGTTGTTTTAGGAAGTGAACAAAGTGGAAGCGTTGGTCTTGCAAGTAAAAATGTTTTAACAAAATTTGGATTATATGAAAAAGCTGTGTCTAATGCTATTTTTTTAGTTCCTGATTCAAGAAATTTGATTAATGCTATAAAAAATGGAAATGCAGATTTGATTTTAAATTGGCATGCAACAACTTTTTGGGATAATAACAAAGAGTTTGTAGAAGCGATAGTTCTTGATGATGAATCTTCACAAAAATCAAAACTTGTATTTAATCTTTTAAGTAGTTCTAAAAATAAAGAGTTAAGTAAAAGATTTATGGACTATGCTTCATCTGTTGAGGGTAGAGAAGTATTCAAAAAATATGGTTTTCTAGATGATGAAGATATGAAAAATTTTGACAAGGTAGTTTTTTAGATGTTTAGAAATAATGCTATTTTCAAAGCTTTAATAGCTTTATTATTTGCTTTTACAATAGGATATATTGGAATACTTGTAATTCATAATGTTTTTTCTAAAATTCTTACAGATCTGGATAATAGTGTAAAAAATGAATATTCAAGATATAAAATAGGTGAATATATCCTAAAAGAAATAAGTCTTATTGAAGCAAATTTCTACAAAATGGGGATTACAACAAAATCAAGGGCTTTAAAAAATATTGAAGAAGAAATTCAAAATGAAATCCAAAATATTTTAAATGCTATTGAAGTTTTACAAAAAGGTGGAGTTTTAAAAAGTCAAATTAAATTAAACCTTGTAGAAGCAACCATCTCTAATGATGAAATTCATTTCCAAGTAGATGATAAAAAATATGTATTTGAAGCAATAGATTTAATTCCTAAATTAGATGAATTAAAAGAAAAAATGCTAAGTATGGAAGAAATCGTAGAAATTAAAAATTCTATTATAGAATCTTCAGATAAAGAGTTTATTCAAAATAATATTTTCAAAGTAGAACTTTTTTTCAAACAAATACCAAGCCTATTTATTAGAATGAAAGAAAATAGCAATAGATTACTATATGATAGTAAAAAAAATATTAGAGTATTAGAAAAAAATATAAAAAATGAAAAAGAGTATTATAAAGATTTAGAGAATATATTTACATATTTTATTATAATAGTTGTTCTTTTACTTGGATTCTTAGTAATTAAACAAATAGTTAGAAAAAATAAAGAGTTAGAAGATATAACTTTAAAAGCAAAAGAATCAGAAGAAGATGCTTTAAAAGCAAATGAAACTAAATCTCAATTTTTGGCAAATATGAGTCATGAAATAAGAACTCCATTAAATGCAATAATAGGTTTTTCAGATATCTTATCAAACTCAGATATGCAAGTAGAACATAGAGAAAAAGCAGAAATTATTTCAAAAAGTGCAAAGGCGTTACTAAATATTATTAATGATATTCTTGATATTTCAAAAGTTGAAAGTGGTAAATATGAAATTTCAAAATCTAATTTTGATTTAAAAGATTTGTTGGACCAAATAGTTCAATTATACGCTGTAAACACAAAACAAAAAAATATTAGATTTTTATATACTTTAGATGAAAGTATTCCAAATTTTGTTTTTAGTGATGAAACCAGATTAAAACAAGTTCTTTCAAATATCATAAGTAATGCTATTAAATTTACACCTGAAAGTGGAAAAGTTTCATTTGATGTAAAACTCTTAAATATAAATAAAAACATTGCAAGGGTAAGATTTTCAGTAAAAGATGAAGGAATTGGAATTTCAATTGAAAATCAAAAAAATATATTTGAACCCTTCTCTCAAGCTGATGGATCAATTTCTAGAAAATATGGTGGTACAGGTTTAGGCCTTGCTATTAGTTTAAATATAGTTAAAATGTTAGGTTCTGAAATTAGACTAATTAGTAGAGAAAATGAAGGAAGTGTTTTTTATTTTGATTTAGATTTAGTAGTTCAAGATATGAATACTATTAATGTTAATAAACTAAAGTATGATTTTGCTATTTGTTATATTATGGAAGATACAGAAAATATTAGAAATCATTTAATAAATACAGTTAAATATTTTGGACGAATTCATCAAGGTGATGAAGATATTGAGAGTTGTAAAAAAATGGATTTAATCTTTTGTTTTGGTGATTCACAACTTTATGAAAAACTTTCAAAAAGAAAAGATAAATTTAAATGTCCAGTGGTTTATGTGGGGAATATGGACAAAATAAATAATGATAATAAAATGAAGCACTTAATGGATTATTTTTTAGATGTACCTATTTATGGTTCTAAAATCTTTAATATTATTGCAGAATCAAAACTAATTGAAAAAGATGTTCAAAAAATTGAAAATAAAACTGAATCAAAAGAGAATTTCTCAGGAAGAATTTTAGTTGCTGAAGATAATCCAAACAATCAACTTTTGATAAAAATCATTTTACAAAAATTAGGTCTTGATGTAACGATAGTTGAAAATGGTCAATTAGCCGTTGAAAAATATCAAAGTGAAAACTTCGATCTAGTTTTTTTAGATATCAATATGCCTATTATGGATGGATTAACTGCATTAAAACATATAAGAGCATATGAAAAAGATATTCAAAAATATACTCCTATTATTGCACTAACT
This region includes:
- a CDS encoding response regulator; its protein translation is MFRNNAIFKALIALLFAFTIGYIGILVIHNVFSKILTDLDNSVKNEYSRYKIGEYILKEISLIEANFYKMGITTKSRALKNIEEEIQNEIQNILNAIEVLQKGGVLKSQIKLNLVEATISNDEIHFQVDDKKYVFEAIDLIPKLDELKEKMLSMEEIVEIKNSIIESSDKEFIQNNIFKVELFFKQIPSLFIRMKENSNRLLYDSKKNIRVLEKNIKNEKEYYKDLENIFTYFIIIVVLLLGFLVIKQIVRKNKELEDITLKAKESEEDALKANETKSQFLANMSHEIRTPLNAIIGFSDILSNSDMQVEHREKAEIISKSAKALLNIINDILDISKVESGKYEISKSNFDLKDLLDQIVQLYAVNTKQKNIRFLYTLDESIPNFVFSDETRLKQVLSNIISNAIKFTPESGKVSFDVKLLNINKNIARVRFSVKDEGIGISIENQKNIFEPFSQADGSISRKYGGTGLGLAISLNIVKMLGSEIRLISRENEGSVFYFDLDLVVQDMNTINVNKLKYDFAICYIMEDTENIRNHLINTVKYFGRIHQGDEDIESCKKMDLIFCFGDSQLYEKLSKRKDKFKCPVVYVGNMDKINNDNKMKHLMDYFLDVPIYGSKIFNIIAESKLIEKDVQKIENKTESKENFSGRILVAEDNPNNQLLIKIILQKLGLDVTIVENGQLAVEKYQSENFDLVFLDINMPIMDGLTALKHIRAYEKDIQKYTPIIALTANSINGDRERYIDEGMDNYLSKPFDRNQLIAILHLYINKNEY